From one Sulfurovum sp. UBA12169 genomic stretch:
- a CDS encoding sodium-independent anion transporter has protein sequence MLLLSTKEEWFGNIRGDILAGIVVALALIPEAIAFSIIAGVDPKVGLYASFCIATVIAFVGGRAGMISAATGAMALLMVTLVKEHGLEYLLAATILTGVLQIVAGYLKLGVLMSFVSRTVVVGFVNALAILIFMAQLPELTNVTWHVYALTAAGLGIIYLFPYTPAVGKLIPSPLVTIVVLTAVVTAMGIDVRTVGDMGSMPDTLPIFLWPDVPLNFETLAIIFPYSAALAAVGLLESFMTATIVDDMTDTDSDKNREAKGQGIANIASGCIGGMAGCAMIGQSVINVKSGGRGRLSTLMAGVLLLIMVVFMSDLIKLIPMAALVAVMIMVSIGTFSWPSVKGLKTLPLSTNIVMIATTAVVVFTHNLALGVLTGVLLASLFFANKISHLMYWETSYAKESSARIYKFFGQIFFNSADRFADAFDYKEEANQVIIDVTHAHFWDISAVYALDKAVIKLRKMGKKVEVVGQNEATQTIIDRFGIHDKPEEIEKMMGAGH, from the coding sequence CCTGAGGCGATCGCATTTTCGATTATTGCAGGGGTTGACCCCAAAGTGGGGCTATATGCGTCATTTTGTATCGCAACGGTAATCGCATTTGTCGGAGGGCGTGCGGGAATGATTTCGGCAGCTACGGGAGCTATGGCTTTGCTTATGGTGACTCTGGTAAAAGAGCACGGACTGGAGTACCTTCTTGCTGCCACGATTTTGACAGGCGTATTGCAGATCGTTGCGGGATACTTGAAGCTGGGCGTATTGATGAGTTTTGTCTCTCGAACGGTGGTAGTGGGATTTGTGAATGCATTGGCGATCTTGATCTTTATGGCGCAGCTGCCGGAACTGACCAATGTCACGTGGCATGTCTATGCTCTTACCGCGGCAGGCCTTGGAATTATTTATCTTTTTCCCTATACCCCTGCTGTCGGAAAACTGATCCCGTCCCCGCTGGTGACGATCGTGGTTCTTACTGCAGTTGTGACGGCGATGGGAATCGATGTACGTACTGTCGGGGATATGGGCTCTATGCCTGATACATTGCCGATATTTTTGTGGCCTGATGTTCCGCTCAATTTTGAAACACTAGCTATTATTTTTCCCTATTCGGCGGCATTGGCGGCAGTGGGGCTGCTCGAATCTTTTATGACAGCAACAATCGTTGACGATATGACCGATACCGATAGCGATAAAAACCGTGAGGCTAAAGGGCAGGGGATCGCCAATATTGCTTCGGGTTGTATCGGCGGGATGGCCGGTTGTGCGATGATCGGACAATCGGTTATCAATGTTAAATCCGGCGGCCGTGGCCGTCTTTCGACATTGATGGCAGGCGTCCTGCTTCTTATTATGGTGGTGTTTATGAGTGATTTGATCAAACTTATCCCGATGGCTGCATTGGTTGCTGTGATGATCATGGTTTCTATCGGAACGTTTAGCTGGCCTTCGGTCAAAGGGCTTAAAACACTTCCGCTTTCGACCAACATTGTCATGATCGCTACAACAGCAGTGGTTGTCTTTACTCATAATCTTGCATTAGGCGTTTTGACGGGCGTATTGCTGGCGTCGTTGTTCTTTGCCAATAAAATCAGTCACTTGATGTATTGGGAAACATCATATGCGAAGGAGAGCAGCGCACGAATTTACAAATTTTTTGGGCAGATTTTCTTTAACTCTGCAGATCGTTTTGCTGATGCATTTGATTATAAAGAAGAGGCAAATCAGGTTATCATCGATGTTACCCATGCGCATTTTTGGGATATTTCAGCAGTGTATGCTCTGGATAAAGCAGTGATTAAACTTCGCAAAATGGGTAAAAAAGTGGAAGTTGTCGGACAAAACGAGGCCACTCAAACCATTATAGACCGTTTTGGCATCCATGACAAGCCCGAAGAGATAGAAAAAATGATGGGCGCAGGGCATTAA
- a CDS encoding tryptophan synthase subunit alpha, with protein MKKLVAYITTGYPSLEFTVDAALSLAEAGVDTLELGMPFSDPVADGPIIEKANLLALQNGFKLDQLFEISTQIAPHIDTLWMGYFNPFYHRGIETFIAQAKRSGVNGFIIPDLPFEEAAPYKKQVETAGLSLIDFIAPTDSKERIEKIAAHARKFIYLVAYAGITGAGKSEDLQNIIAQIKSFTNTPVYVGFGVDEHTAKEKAEGANGVIVGSAFVKILLDANFNHTQKIDKISALAKEIKAKINE; from the coding sequence TTGAAAAAATTAGTTGCGTACATTACTACAGGTTATCCTTCATTAGAATTTACTGTGGATGCGGCGCTGTCACTGGCAGAAGCAGGCGTGGATACATTAGAACTTGGTATGCCGTTTTCAGACCCTGTTGCAGATGGTCCGATCATCGAAAAAGCAAACCTCTTAGCATTGCAAAACGGATTTAAGCTTGATCAGCTTTTCGAAATATCCACCCAAATAGCTCCCCATATCGATACATTATGGATGGGATACTTTAATCCGTTTTATCATAGAGGCATAGAGACTTTCATCGCTCAAGCAAAACGCTCAGGCGTCAATGGCTTCATTATCCCTGATCTTCCCTTTGAAGAAGCAGCACCTTACAAAAAACAGGTGGAGACAGCAGGATTGAGCCTTATTGATTTCATCGCTCCCACAGATTCCAAAGAGCGGATTGAAAAGATCGCTGCGCATGCGCGCAAATTTATCTATCTTGTCGCTTATGCCGGAATCACCGGCGCAGGAAAAAGTGAAGATTTGCAAAACATTATCGCACAGATCAAAAGTTTTACAAACACACCGGTATATGTAGGGTTTGGCGTAGACGAGCATACCGCCAAAGAAAAAGCCGAAGGTGCCAACGGCGTAATCGTAGGATCTGCATTTGTCAAAATTTTGCTTGATGCCAATTTCAACCATACTCAAAAAATAGACAAAATCTCTGCTTTAGCCAAAGAAATCAAGGCAAAAATCAACGAATAA
- the panB gene encoding 3-methyl-2-oxobutanoate hydroxymethyltransferase, protein MSIHTPKIDKKVSLSTIAKMKASELITMVTAYDALFAKLFDGEVEMILVGDSLNMSFMGKTDTLSATLDQMIYHAQAVCNGAKSSLVVVDMPFGSYVTEEQAIANATKVYQQTDAQAVKIEGGKERAHIVRALTQNSIAVLGHIGLMPQFVRSEGGYKVRGKDQADIDALIEDAKALQEAGAFALVIEGVKSQAAQAVTKAVSIPTIGIGAGNGTDGQVLVWSDMFGFFEAFKPKFVKQYFEGAKYIREGLQSYRDEVKSRAFPDEAHNY, encoded by the coding sequence ATGAGTATTCATACACCCAAGATAGATAAAAAGGTGTCATTAAGCACGATAGCCAAAATGAAAGCATCAGAGCTTATCACAATGGTGACGGCGTACGATGCGCTTTTTGCAAAGCTGTTTGATGGTGAGGTTGAAATGATTCTGGTGGGCGACAGCCTTAATATGAGTTTTATGGGAAAAACAGATACCCTTTCGGCGACGCTGGATCAAATGATCTATCATGCTCAGGCAGTATGCAACGGTGCAAAATCTTCGCTTGTGGTGGTTGATATGCCTTTTGGTTCTTACGTCACAGAAGAACAGGCGATAGCCAATGCAACCAAAGTTTATCAACAGACTGATGCGCAAGCAGTAAAGATAGAGGGTGGCAAAGAGAGGGCGCATATCGTCAGGGCATTGACTCAAAATTCGATTGCTGTATTGGGGCATATCGGATTGATGCCGCAGTTTGTACGCAGCGAAGGAGGGTACAAGGTGCGCGGTAAAGATCAGGCAGATATCGACGCACTCATCGAAGATGCCAAAGCATTACAGGAAGCTGGAGCTTTTGCTCTTGTGATTGAAGGAGTAAAAAGCCAAGCGGCGCAGGCTGTCACCAAAGCGGTATCTATCCCGACTATAGGAATAGGCGCGGGTAACGGTACGGATGGACAGGTGCTTGTGTGGAGTGATATGTTTGGCTTCTTTGAAGCTTTTAAGCCCAAATTTGTCAAACAATATTTTGAAGGTGCAAAATATATTCGTGAAGGATTGCAGTCTTATCGCGACGAGGTTAAATCCAGAGCATTTCCCGACGAAGCGCATAATTATTAA
- a CDS encoding Holliday junction branch migration DNA helicase RuvB yields MERMIQIERFEGESNEEFTLRPSSWNEYIGQEKIKKNLKVFIEASKKRGEALDHILFFGPPGLGKTTLANIIAFEMNANIKTTAAPMIEKAGDLAALLTNIEEGDILFIDEIHRMSPAIEEILYPAMEDFRLDIIIGSGPAAQTVKIDLPRFTLIGATTRAGMLSNPLRERFGMHFRMQFYTTEELAQIVMQASHKLEKAALKEAASEVAKRSRGTPRIALRLLRRVRDFAEVEDEEQITLHRAKYALDELGVNHLGFDEQDIRLLELLVSAKNKPMGLGTIGAALSEDEGTIEDVLEPYLIANGYIERTARGRIATQKSYEHFKLGGGREGLFE; encoded by the coding sequence ATGGAAAGAATGATCCAGATAGAACGCTTTGAAGGTGAAAGCAATGAGGAGTTTACACTGCGCCCCAGCTCATGGAATGAGTATATAGGACAGGAAAAGATTAAAAAAAATCTCAAAGTTTTTATAGAAGCGAGTAAAAAAAGAGGGGAGGCGCTTGATCATATTCTTTTTTTTGGACCTCCCGGGCTAGGAAAAACGACGCTTGCCAATATTATTGCTTTTGAAATGAATGCCAATATCAAAACAACCGCTGCACCGATGATAGAAAAAGCCGGGGATCTCGCCGCGCTGCTTACCAATATTGAAGAAGGAGATATCCTTTTTATTGATGAAATTCATCGTATGAGTCCGGCCATAGAAGAGATACTCTATCCGGCCATGGAAGATTTTCGTCTGGATATCATTATAGGCAGCGGTCCGGCCGCCCAGACAGTCAAAATAGATTTGCCTCGTTTTACACTGATCGGTGCAACGACAAGAGCGGGGATGTTGTCAAATCCTCTTAGAGAACGTTTTGGGATGCATTTTCGGATGCAGTTTTATACAACCGAAGAGTTGGCACAGATTGTCATGCAGGCTTCCCATAAACTTGAAAAGGCGGCACTAAAAGAAGCTGCAAGTGAAGTTGCAAAGCGAAGCCGCGGCACACCGCGTATCGCGTTAAGGCTTTTGCGTCGCGTGCGTGATTTTGCTGAAGTGGAAGATGAGGAGCAGATTACTTTGCACAGAGCCAAGTATGCTTTGGATGAATTGGGCGTAAATCATTTGGGTTTTGATGAGCAGGATATTCGTTTGCTTGAATTATTGGTAAGCGCAAAAAACAAACCAATGGGGCTGGGTACCATTGGAGCCGCACTTAGTGAAGACGAGGGTACGATAGAAGATGTTTTGGAGCCCTATCTTATTGCCAACGGCTATATTGAAAGGACTGCCAGAGGACGCATCGCCACACAAAAAAGCTATGAACATTTTAAGCTTGGCGGGGGCAGGGAGGGTCTTTTTGAATAA
- a CDS encoding AI-2E family transporter has product MSKTNLMITALFVLAIVGAYSIYKPFLLAMIVAVLLTMATFNLTKKLMNFTNSSKLSAGISSLLLTLLLFVPIVYLTTTGVTYITKLDSVTVKEMIGTIRHSVENIPLLGRLGEEYLDDEKIAGYVKESASYFATAGSAGLGFIKNIFLVIVFYFFINYYGNRFFEVILTLLPVSPAKGTKMIQEVSATMEVVLYSVVVTAIFEGFLFGVMASFFGFNGLLLGIVYGFASLIPVVGGVVVWGPVALYSWTNTDEYAAIFIMVYSIVVISVIADTFIKPIIIKIIKENLLKSTFEVNELIIFFSILAGMGTYGFWGMILGPATTSFLIAITKVYLDYNENDTSYHKKIKD; this is encoded by the coding sequence ATGTCTAAAACAAATTTAATGATCACAGCATTGTTTGTTTTAGCAATTGTGGGAGCCTATAGCATCTATAAACCTTTTTTGCTCGCAATGATCGTGGCTGTATTGTTGACTATGGCAACTTTTAATTTGACAAAAAAACTTATGAATTTTACCAATTCGTCCAAATTAAGCGCAGGCATCTCGTCGTTGCTTTTGACGTTGCTTCTTTTTGTGCCCATTGTTTATTTGACAACCACCGGCGTAACATACATAACAAAACTTGATTCAGTGACAGTCAAAGAAATGATAGGAACGATTAGGCATTCAGTAGAAAACATTCCTCTGCTTGGCCGGCTAGGAGAGGAGTATTTGGATGATGAGAAGATTGCAGGCTATGTGAAGGAGTCAGCCTCTTACTTTGCTACAGCCGGGAGTGCAGGGCTTGGATTTATTAAAAATATATTTTTGGTTATCGTGTTTTATTTTTTCATCAATTACTACGGAAACCGTTTTTTTGAAGTGATTTTAACTTTGCTGCCCGTATCTCCTGCAAAAGGCACTAAGATGATACAGGAAGTTTCAGCGACGATGGAGGTTGTGCTTTATTCTGTTGTCGTAACCGCTATTTTTGAAGGTTTTCTATTTGGGGTGATGGCAAGTTTTTTTGGATTCAACGGTCTGCTTTTGGGAATCGTTTACGGATTTGCTTCTTTGATACCTGTTGTGGGAGGAGTTGTTGTGTGGGGTCCTGTAGCACTTTATAGTTGGACTAACACCGATGAGTACGCTGCGATTTTTATCATGGTTTATTCAATTGTTGTAATTTCTGTGATCGCCGATACGTTTATTAAGCCTATTATCATTAAAATAATCAAAGAGAATTTACTCAAAAGCACGTTTGAGGTTAATGAGCTTATCATCTTTTTCTCTATCCTGGCAGGGATGGGGACGTATGGGTTTTGGGGTATGATTTTGGGTCCTGCAACAACCTCTTTTCTTATAGCTATTACCAAAGTCTATTTGGATTATAATGAAAATGATACCTCGTATCATAAAAAAATAAAGGATTAA
- a CDS encoding DNA-binding response regulator: MIEDDPELALILTNYLTKFDMEVVNAEDPYIGLSLLTQHAFDLIILDLTLPGMDGLEVIPKIREVTSIPIIISSARDDITDKVIGMERGADDYMPKPYDPRELVTRIKTILRRTNPPEEKAQKPVNLFVADPKAHTITFKEELLELTAAEYDVLLMLIQHKNGSVSREQLLYESEHIDDESSIKNIDVIISRIRQKIAKIDPEHVYIKPIRGVGYLLTDRV; this comes from the coding sequence ATTATTGAGGATGACCCCGAATTGGCACTCATCTTGACTAACTACCTTACAAAGTTTGATATGGAGGTAGTAAATGCCGAGGATCCTTATATCGGTCTTTCTTTGCTTACGCAGCATGCATTTGATTTGATCATATTGGATCTTACTTTGCCGGGAATGGACGGGCTTGAAGTGATTCCAAAGATACGGGAAGTAACAAGCATACCGATTATCATCTCTTCGGCCAGGGATGATATAACCGACAAAGTCATAGGAATGGAGAGAGGCGCAGATGACTATATGCCAAAACCCTATGATCCAAGAGAACTTGTTACGCGTATCAAGACCATCCTAAGGCGGACCAATCCTCCCGAAGAGAAAGCGCAAAAACCGGTAAATCTTTTTGTAGCCGATCCAAAAGCGCATACGATTACCTTTAAAGAAGAGCTGCTTGAATTGACTGCTGCAGAATATGATGTATTGCTGATGCTCATACAGCACAAAAACGGATCAGTTTCCAGAGAACAGTTGCTTTATGAGAGTGAACACATCGACGACGAGAGTTCTATTAAAAATATTGATGTAATCATTTCCCGCATCAGACAAAAAATTGCTAAAATCGACCCTGAGCATGTCTATATCAAGCCGATTCGAGGCGTAGGGTACCTTTTGACTGACCGAGTATGA
- a CDS encoding two-component sensor histidine kinase yields MKNLSVTTFIHILFSVAITILIATFLLFLSWDKNRYKIEEFKRYQLISITFLSNLQLNPDKETLEKLYKELYLKPVSEKKIVEVKEKIAKSGQTIFSGGSTLGQVRVFKIGEIQYVYVQRLKYNLMLIDDRPENYYFEIALASGIFLIGLLLLLYLAVLKKLFPLRKLHKQIQQFAKGDTKTRITYVHDDEIGKIAKSFDDAIRYINALSASKNLFMRNLMHELKTPITKGRIIVEMMEEDDPTKKILVRAFERMNELILELAQIERVTTQGFEPVLEKTTLHEVLKKAQELLMAEEKHTVHIQADNQVIFTDIKLLALAIKNLLDNGIKYSKNKQVWLKTIGENIAVISEGEALKQPLSYYIEPFTQEEKRSSGFGLGLYIVNSILDKLDYSLAYKHVEGKNVFVIHMEKSHSAAQKK; encoded by the coding sequence ATGAAAAATCTATCCGTAACCACGTTTATCCATATACTTTTTTCTGTTGCTATTACAATTTTGATAGCAACTTTTTTGCTTTTTCTTTCTTGGGATAAGAACCGCTACAAGATAGAAGAATTTAAACGTTATCAGCTTATCTCTATTACGTTTCTTTCAAATTTGCAGCTCAATCCGGACAAAGAAACGCTCGAAAAACTCTATAAAGAGCTCTATCTGAAGCCTGTATCCGAAAAAAAAATAGTAGAGGTTAAAGAAAAGATAGCAAAAAGCGGGCAAACGATATTTTCGGGGGGATCCACTCTTGGGCAGGTAAGGGTCTTTAAGATCGGTGAGATCCAATATGTCTATGTGCAACGCCTGAAATACAACCTGATGCTCATAGATGACAGACCTGAAAATTATTATTTTGAGATCGCGTTGGCTTCGGGTATTTTTCTTATAGGACTCTTATTGCTTCTTTATCTGGCAGTGCTTAAAAAGTTGTTTCCTTTAAGAAAACTCCATAAGCAGATACAGCAATTTGCCAAAGGGGATACGAAGACACGCATTACTTATGTCCATGATGATGAAATCGGCAAAATAGCCAAAAGTTTTGATGATGCCATACGCTATATCAATGCCTTGAGTGCTTCGAAAAATCTTTTTATGCGTAATTTGATGCATGAGCTTAAAACACCTATTACTAAAGGGCGCATTATTGTGGAGATGATGGAAGAAGATGATCCTACGAAAAAAATACTTGTCCGTGCCTTTGAACGTATGAATGAACTTATCTTGGAGCTTGCACAGATCGAGAGAGTAACGACACAGGGTTTTGAACCTGTATTGGAAAAGACGACGCTCCACGAAGTGCTTAAAAAGGCGCAGGAGCTGCTAATGGCGGAAGAGAAGCATACTGTCCATATTCAAGCAGATAATCAAGTGATTTTTACAGATATCAAGTTGCTTGCATTGGCAATCAAAAATCTTTTGGACAACGGTATCAAATACAGCAAAAATAAACAGGTTTGGCTAAAAACCATCGGCGAAAATATTGCGGTTATCTCAGAGGGAGAAGCCCTGAAGCAACCCCTTTCCTACTACATAGAACCTTTTACGCAGGAAGAAAAACGCAGTTCGGGTTTTGGATTGGGGCTTTATATTGTCAATAGTATTTTAGACAAATTAGACTATTCGCTTGCCTATAAACATGTGGAAGGTAAAAACGTCTTTGTGATACATATGGAGAAAAGCCACTCTGCCGCACAAAAAAAATAA
- a CDS encoding glycerol-3-phosphate dehydrogenase: protein MKKPEDIFNFTATSDACIKCGKCIPVCTIHQINPDETTSPRGFIDLLGAYKRGELELDKTTKNIFESCFLCTNCVDVCPNSLATDMVIEEVRADIADKFGIAWFKRGFFFLLRHRRIMDLVMKFGFMFKTCALAQDEKGRGLKARFSLPMVKKGRLLPSMAKTSFLNSYPEEILAKKEGKKPRVAIFIGCLANYNYTSIGDSLVEILEKLDIDVFIPKKQLCCGAPAYFTGDVNSVEYMTKKNIAYFESFMDECDAMLIPEATCSAMVKHDWQVFFENHDMPEWKERAAKVGKKIHMATAWLHDHTHLKEMLEKKGKKFNELVTYHDPCHARKVQGIYKEPRNLLAPNYPMVEMSDPNRCCGFGGVTMQTEKFYFAEAAGKPKAAMIKETKAHYVSAECSACRVQLSEAMNNAQLETVFKNPLELIAEALKA from the coding sequence ATGAAAAAACCTGAAGATATTTTTAACTTCACCGCTACCAGCGATGCCTGTATTAAATGCGGAAAATGTATCCCTGTGTGCACCATACACCAGATCAATCCGGATGAAACAACCTCTCCTCGCGGTTTTATCGATCTTTTGGGGGCCTATAAACGAGGGGAGCTAGAGCTGGATAAAACAACTAAAAATATTTTTGAAAGCTGTTTTTTATGTACCAATTGTGTTGATGTCTGCCCCAATTCATTGGCTACCGATATGGTGATAGAAGAGGTGCGTGCGGATATCGCCGATAAGTTCGGTATCGCTTGGTTTAAAAGAGGCTTCTTTTTCTTATTGCGTCATCGCAGGATCATGGATCTTGTGATGAAATTCGGTTTTATGTTTAAGACGTGTGCCTTGGCTCAGGATGAAAAAGGCAGAGGATTAAAAGCCAGATTCTCTTTGCCCATGGTTAAAAAAGGAAGGCTTCTTCCTTCTATGGCCAAAACAAGTTTTCTTAACAGCTACCCGGAAGAAATCCTTGCCAAAAAAGAGGGCAAAAAACCAAGGGTTGCTATTTTTATCGGGTGTTTGGCAAACTACAATTATACAAGTATCGGCGACAGCCTTGTAGAAATTTTGGAAAAACTCGATATTGATGTGTTTATTCCCAAAAAACAGCTTTGCTGCGGCGCGCCTGCTTATTTCACCGGGGATGTGAACAGTGTAGAATATATGACCAAAAAAAATATAGCATATTTTGAAAGTTTTATGGATGAGTGCGATGCAATGCTTATCCCTGAAGCAACCTGCTCAGCCATGGTAAAGCACGATTGGCAGGTTTTTTTTGAAAACCATGATATGCCAGAATGGAAAGAAAGGGCAGCAAAAGTCGGTAAAAAAATACATATGGCAACGGCATGGCTGCATGACCATACGCATCTTAAAGAAATGCTTGAGAAAAAAGGCAAAAAATTTAATGAGCTCGTAACCTATCACGACCCTTGCCATGCACGAAAAGTACAGGGCATCTACAAAGAACCGCGAAATCTTCTTGCGCCAAATTATCCCATGGTGGAGATGAGCGATCCTAATCGCTGTTGCGGATTCGGGGGAGTTACAATGCAGACAGAAAAGTTTTATTTTGCTGAAGCTGCAGGCAAACCAAAGGCCGCAATGATCAAAGAAACAAAAGCACACTATGTCTCCGCGGAATGCTCGGCATGCAGAGTACAGCTCTCAGAAGCAATGAATAATGCCCAACTCGAGACGGTCTTTAAAAATCCTTTAGAGTTAATTGCAGAAGCACTTAAAGCATAG
- the hemN gene encoding oxygen-independent coproporphyrinogen III oxidase, whose translation MSQIDLEKFSKYSKPGPRYTSYPTALEFNEAFSYENYLQCLKTEQGKLSLYVHLPFCRSACYFCGCNVVFTSKEDKLSRYVDYLKKEIDILALSLDTSREVIQFHFGGGTPTFYKAFELDEIVTYIKSKFPNWSQNAEISCEIDPRFFNEEQMKVFIAHGFNRISFGVQDFDPKVQEEIHRIQPYDLTKSAVDLARNYGIKSINIDLIYGLPYQTFESFKKTLELAFSLAPDRLAVFNYAHVPWLKKTMRKFDETTLPSPEVKLQIFQYTIDFFERNGYKMVGMDHFAKPEDELFTAIEKGELHRNFQGYTTKGGANLIGIGLTSIGEGSRYYAQNTKEMGTYEAALDAGKLPFERGIALSEDDFIRKAVIMELMANFSVDIKRVEKEHGIVFGDYFADAIESLKEFEEAELLTMTPEFIRVSPTGTLLIRNIAMPFDAYMNKYAQSKKTFSKTV comes from the coding sequence TTGAGCCAAATTGATTTAGAAAAATTCAGCAAATACTCCAAGCCCGGTCCTCGTTACACCAGTTACCCTACTGCGTTGGAGTTTAATGAAGCATTCTCCTACGAAAACTATCTTCAATGCCTTAAAACAGAACAAGGAAAGCTCTCTTTGTATGTGCATTTGCCTTTTTGCCGCAGTGCCTGCTATTTTTGCGGATGCAATGTGGTCTTCACTTCCAAAGAAGATAAACTAAGCCGTTATGTAGATTATCTTAAAAAAGAGATTGACATTTTGGCTTTGTCTCTTGATACTTCAAGAGAAGTGATACAGTTTCACTTTGGGGGAGGAACCCCAACCTTTTACAAAGCTTTTGAGCTTGATGAGATTGTCACCTATATCAAGTCAAAATTTCCCAACTGGAGCCAAAACGCCGAGATCAGCTGTGAAATCGATCCCCGCTTCTTCAATGAAGAACAAATGAAAGTATTTATCGCGCACGGCTTTAACCGTATCAGTTTTGGGGTGCAGGATTTTGATCCCAAAGTGCAAGAAGAAATCCATCGTATTCAGCCTTACGATCTCACAAAATCAGCTGTTGACCTGGCACGAAACTACGGCATAAAAAGCATTAATATCGATCTGATCTACGGTCTGCCTTATCAAACCTTTGAAAGTTTCAAAAAAACATTAGAACTTGCTTTTAGTCTTGCGCCTGACAGACTGGCTGTTTTTAACTATGCGCATGTTCCTTGGCTGAAAAAAACCATGCGAAAATTCGATGAAACGACCCTTCCGTCCCCTGAAGTCAAACTTCAAATTTTTCAATATACGATTGATTTTTTTGAACGCAATGGATATAAAATGGTAGGTATGGACCACTTTGCTAAACCTGAAGATGAACTTTTTACCGCTATTGAAAAAGGAGAACTGCATCGAAACTTTCAAGGATATACTACCAAAGGAGGGGCCAATCTTATCGGTATTGGACTGACAAGTATTGGAGAGGGAAGCAGGTATTATGCTCAGAACACTAAAGAAATGGGAACCTATGAGGCTGCGCTTGATGCAGGAAAACTGCCGTTTGAGCGCGGAATAGCCTTAAGTGAAGATGATTTTATCCGTAAGGCGGTCATTATGGAACTTATGGCAAATTTCTCTGTCGATATTAAGCGTGTTGAAAAAGAACACGGCATTGTATTTGGCGATTATTTTGCCGATGCGATAGAATCCCTTAAAGAGTTTGAGGAGGCTGAGCTGCTAACCATGACTCCGGAATTCATACGCGTAAGCCCGACCGGCACACTTCTCATACGAAATATTGCTATGCCGTTTGATGCGTACATGAACAAATATGCGCAAAGCAAAAAAACATTTTCAAAAACAGTCTAA